A single window of Mycobacterium sp. ITM-2016-00318 DNA harbors:
- a CDS encoding alpha/beta hydrolase: MRRRRLVRALSTSTVVLSALLAGCAPLLAADPRYATDSGARPQGKPPAENKADGPPAIEAPKNDLSWRNCSSEVFSDSATEPLPGVTLDCATYDADLDPINGATGSISIGVVRARSAQTPEDAGPLVMTTGSDLPTSVQLPVWLSRAGTDVLKSHPIVAVDRRGMGTSSSIDCRDLFDRQEMLDQAQFQSGDDPVANLSAITMTATTSCTDTIAPGDSAYDNSHAAEDIERLRSTWDVPSIALLGIGNGAQVALAYAGSHPGKVARLVLDSPLPLGIAAEAATEQQVKGEQTALDAFASQCAATNCPLGPDPKAAVDALFTDARAGNGPGGAAVATVADAISTALAYPRGDRTATTNSIAGAVAAARSGDVNQMNNLINQADTLRQSDGQFVNSCSDALNRPTPDRVRELVVAWPKLYPQFGGVGALSMVECLNWPSGSAPEEPKNLKIPVLLLGVQNDPIVGNEGVSQVAATIINAGASSKRVIWQGIGHGASIYSECALAPVTAYLDSGNLPPTDTYCPA, translated from the coding sequence ATGCGTCGGCGTCGCCTCGTTCGTGCCCTGAGCACCTCGACCGTCGTTCTGTCGGCTTTGCTGGCCGGATGCGCGCCGCTGCTGGCCGCCGATCCGCGCTACGCCACCGACTCCGGCGCGCGCCCCCAGGGCAAGCCGCCCGCCGAGAACAAGGCAGACGGCCCACCGGCGATCGAGGCGCCGAAGAACGATTTGTCCTGGCGTAACTGCTCCTCCGAGGTGTTCAGCGATTCCGCGACGGAACCGCTGCCCGGTGTCACGCTGGACTGTGCCACCTACGACGCCGACCTCGACCCGATCAACGGCGCCACCGGATCGATCAGCATCGGTGTGGTGCGGGCCCGCTCCGCGCAGACGCCCGAGGACGCCGGTCCGCTTGTGATGACGACCGGATCCGATCTGCCGACCTCGGTCCAGCTGCCGGTCTGGCTGTCGCGCGCAGGCACCGATGTGCTCAAGAGCCACCCGATCGTGGCGGTCGACCGGCGCGGCATGGGCACGTCCAGCTCGATCGACTGCCGCGACCTTTTCGACCGCCAGGAGATGCTGGATCAGGCGCAGTTCCAATCCGGCGACGATCCCGTCGCCAACCTCAGCGCCATCACGATGACCGCCACCACCAGCTGCACCGACACCATCGCACCCGGCGACTCGGCCTACGACAACTCGCACGCCGCCGAAGACATCGAACGGCTGCGCAGCACCTGGGATGTGCCGTCGATCGCACTGCTGGGCATCGGCAACGGGGCCCAGGTCGCGCTGGCCTATGCGGGCTCGCACCCCGGCAAGGTGGCGCGGCTGGTGCTCGACTCTCCCCTGCCGCTAGGCATCGCGGCCGAAGCCGCCACCGAACAGCAGGTGAAAGGTGAGCAGACCGCGCTGGACGCCTTCGCCTCGCAGTGCGCCGCCACCAACTGCCCGCTCGGACCCGACCCCAAGGCGGCCGTCGACGCCCTGTTCACCGACGCGCGGGCCGGAAACGGGCCCGGCGGAGCGGCGGTCGCCACCGTCGCCGACGCGATCAGCACGGCGCTCGCCTACCCGCGCGGCGACCGCACCGCGACCACCAACAGCATCGCCGGCGCGGTGGCCGCGGCACGCTCCGGTGACGTCAACCAGATGAACAATTTGATCAACCAGGCCGACACCCTGCGCCAGAGCGACGGTCAATTCGTCAACTCGTGCAGCGACGCCCTGAACCGGCCCACCCCCGACCGCGTCCGCGAACTGGTCGTCGCGTGGCCCAAGCTCTACCCGCAGTTCGGCGGCGTCGGCGCGCTCAGCATGGTCGAGTGCCTGAACTGGCCAAGCGGGTCCGCGCCGGAGGAGCCGAAGAACCTCAAGATCCCAGTGCTGTTGCTCGGCGTGCAGAACGACCCGATCGTCGGCAACGAAGGCGTCTCGCAGGTCGCCGCCACCATCATCA
- a CDS encoding pyrimidine reductase family protein codes for MPDDAAGIRFTSLDTAESIDENRLPGFYAYPDDPPSCWVRGNMIASLDGGATADGKSGGLGGSGDRAVFALMRQLADVILVGAGTVRAENYSGVQFGPAQRQARRQRGQAEVPPIAVLTNSAMLDHDAKLFTRTEVSPLILTCADAVADATGRLGSVAEVIDASGPRSDRVELADALKALADRKLFRVLVEGGPAILGVLIEQELLDELCVTIAPLLVGGAADRIATGRGQVHTPMRRGHLLTDDAGYLYARYVRGR; via the coding sequence ATGCCCGACGACGCTGCTGGTATCCGGTTCACATCGCTGGACACCGCCGAATCAATCGACGAGAATCGGCTGCCCGGCTTCTACGCCTATCCCGACGACCCGCCGTCGTGCTGGGTGCGCGGCAACATGATCGCCAGCCTCGACGGCGGTGCGACCGCCGACGGCAAGTCCGGCGGCCTCGGCGGGTCCGGCGACCGCGCGGTGTTCGCGCTCATGCGTCAGCTCGCCGACGTCATCCTGGTCGGCGCGGGCACCGTGAGGGCGGAGAACTACTCCGGCGTGCAGTTCGGCCCCGCGCAGCGGCAGGCCCGCAGGCAACGGGGCCAGGCCGAGGTGCCGCCCATCGCCGTCCTCACCAACAGCGCCATGCTCGACCACGACGCCAAGCTGTTCACCCGCACCGAGGTTTCGCCGCTGATCCTCACCTGTGCCGACGCCGTCGCCGATGCCACCGGCAGGCTCGGGTCGGTCGCCGAGGTCATCGACGCCTCGGGTCCGCGGTCGGATCGAGTGGAGCTCGCAGACGCGCTGAAAGCGCTGGCTGACCGAAAGCTGTTCCGCGTCCTCGTCGAGGGCGGCCCCGCAATCCTCGGCGTGCTGATCGAACAGGAGCTGCTCGACGAGCTGTGCGTGACGATCGCGCCGCTGCTGGTCGGTGGCGCGGCCGACCGGATCGCCACCGGTCGCGGGCAGGTACACACCCCGATGCGGCGCGGCCACCTGCTCACCGACGACGCCGGCTATCTGTACGCGCGCTACGTGCGAGGTCGGTAA
- the zapE gene encoding cell division protein ZapE: MGSMEARRYSSCMQSAAHNRSGSAPSHLVDRRPSVTPERLIAQLHPPPTFAGVSFESYRPDPAEPSQSAAVQSCLRFCDDALARRAGKKRLFGKRDVLPGGGLYLDGGFGVGKTHLLASAYYRISNDSHAPAAFATFGEMTQLAGVFGFVECIDLLADYAVVCIDEFELDDPGNTTLISRLLSQLVERGVSIAATSNTLPEQLGEGRFAAQDFLREINTLAAIFETMRIEGPDYRHRDLPPAPEPLTDEQVVVLAAEVPGATVDDFDALCAHLATMHPSRYLTLIEGVPSVFITGVHPVEDQNVALRLVALTDRLYDAGTPVVASGAKLDTVFSDEMLAGGFRKKYLRATSRLLALTTAGQTGRTIT, translated from the coding sequence ATGGGGTCGATGGAAGCACGTCGTTACAGTTCGTGCATGCAGTCCGCCGCGCACAACAGGAGCGGGTCTGCCCCTTCCCACCTCGTCGATCGACGCCCGAGTGTCACCCCAGAGCGGTTGATCGCCCAGCTGCACCCGCCGCCGACGTTCGCCGGCGTCAGCTTCGAGAGCTATCGTCCCGATCCGGCGGAGCCGTCGCAGTCCGCGGCCGTGCAGTCGTGCCTGAGGTTCTGCGACGATGCGCTGGCGCGGCGCGCGGGAAAGAAACGGCTGTTCGGCAAGCGCGATGTGCTGCCGGGCGGGGGGCTCTATCTCGACGGCGGCTTCGGCGTCGGCAAGACCCACCTGTTGGCGTCGGCGTACTACCGGATCTCGAATGACTCGCACGCGCCTGCGGCGTTCGCGACGTTTGGTGAAATGACCCAGCTCGCAGGGGTATTCGGCTTCGTCGAGTGCATCGATCTGCTCGCCGACTACGCGGTGGTGTGCATCGACGAGTTCGAGCTCGACGACCCCGGCAACACCACGTTGATCTCGCGGCTGCTGTCACAACTGGTCGAACGCGGTGTCTCGATCGCGGCCACCTCGAACACGCTGCCCGAGCAGCTGGGGGAGGGCCGGTTCGCCGCACAGGACTTCCTGCGTGAAATCAACACGCTTGCAGCCATTTTCGAGACTATGCGCATCGAGGGGCCGGATTATCGCCATCGTGACCTGCCGCCCGCGCCCGAGCCCCTGACCGACGAGCAGGTCGTCGTCCTCGCTGCGGAGGTACCGGGCGCCACGGTCGACGACTTCGACGCGTTGTGCGCGCACCTGGCGACGATGCACCCGTCGCGCTATCTGACTCTCATCGAAGGGGTTCCGTCGGTGTTCATCACCGGTGTCCACCCCGTCGAGGACCAGAACGTGGCGCTTCGACTCGTGGCGCTCACCGACCGCCTTTACGACGCGGGCACCCCGGTGGTTGCGTCGGGTGCCAAGCTCGACACCGTGTTCAGCGACGAGATGTTGGCGGGCGGGTTCCGCAAGAAGTACCTGCGCGCCACCTCACGATTGCTGGCGCTGACGACAGCCGGTCAGACTGGGCGCACCATCACGTAG
- a CDS encoding N-acetyltransferase, whose amino-acid sequence MERVTLEVAAATAAELPELAAVAAATFPLACPPSVTPENVAAFIDENLTQTHFAGYLNDPERLILVARRDGRITGYAMLVRGVPDDDAVQQAVTVRPAVEISKMYVLPHSHGKGASAALMAEVLHRAPDLDAKSVWLGVNQNNQRAQLFYAKHGFTISGTKTFRLGTRIENDYVMVRPV is encoded by the coding sequence ATGGAACGTGTGACCCTCGAGGTCGCCGCCGCCACTGCCGCCGAGCTACCCGAACTCGCCGCCGTCGCTGCTGCGACCTTCCCGCTGGCGTGCCCGCCGTCGGTGACACCGGAGAACGTGGCCGCCTTCATCGACGAGAACCTGACGCAGACGCACTTCGCCGGTTACCTGAACGATCCAGAGCGGCTGATCCTCGTCGCGCGCCGCGACGGCCGAATCACCGGCTACGCCATGCTTGTTCGCGGTGTACCCGACGACGACGCGGTGCAGCAGGCCGTCACAGTGCGTCCGGCGGTGGAGATCTCGAAGATGTACGTCCTTCCCCACAGCCACGGTAAAGGCGCCTCCGCTGCGCTGATGGCCGAGGTCCTGCATCGCGCCCCCGACCTCGACGCGAAGTCCGTCTGGCTGGGTGTCAACCAGAACAATCAACGCGCTCAACTGTTCTACGCCAAGCACGGTTTCACCATCAGCGGCACCAAGACGTTTCGGCTCGGCACCCGCATCGAGAACGACTACGTGATGGTGCGCCCAGTCTGA
- a CDS encoding PPOX class F420-dependent oxidoreductase, translated as MKLNDAAREFIGDGIDATLVTINPDGSPQATVVWVGLESTPDGDELVSAHLAEYRKTRNVRRDPRVAVTIVKPTPGQQAPYLAITGTARITEGGAPELLKKLATTMLGSDEHFPPPDSPPGLLTRIRIDKVGGLGPWAS; from the coding sequence ATGAAGCTCAACGACGCTGCCCGCGAATTCATAGGCGACGGCATAGACGCCACTCTGGTGACAATCAACCCCGACGGCAGTCCGCAGGCGACCGTCGTCTGGGTGGGACTGGAGTCGACGCCAGACGGTGACGAACTGGTCTCGGCGCATCTGGCCGAATATCGCAAGACGCGCAATGTTCGGCGCGACCCCCGAGTCGCAGTGACCATCGTCAAGCCCACGCCGGGTCAGCAGGCGCCCTACCTCGCGATCACGGGCACCGCCCGCATCACCGAAGGCGGCGCGCCCGAACTGCTCAAGAAGCTCGCCACCACGATGCTCGGCTCCGACGAGCACTTCCCGCCGCCTGATTCGCCGCCGGGCCTGCTCACCCGCATCCGGATCGACAAGGTCGGCGGCCTGGGCCCCTGGGCCTCCTGA
- a CDS encoding methylated-DNA--[protein]-cysteine S-methyltransferase yields MSINLFDELEADPETMARLHLRLEREATEDDLLDVAYRTVDSPVGKLLLAATTVGLVRVAYDVQDHDAVLAKLASAVSPRVLRAPARLDNAARQLDEYFAKRRTEFEVPVDLRLAEGFRRSVIEHLRDLGYGRRESYADVAMAVGSPRAVRAVGSACAHNPLPVVIPCHRVVRSDGSSGQYVGGPAAKTTLLDLEAVRE; encoded by the coding sequence ATGAGCATCAACCTGTTCGACGAACTAGAGGCCGACCCGGAAACCATGGCCCGCCTCCACCTACGACTGGAGCGGGAGGCGACCGAGGACGACCTGCTCGACGTCGCCTACCGCACCGTAGACAGCCCAGTCGGCAAGCTGCTCCTGGCCGCCACCACCGTCGGCCTCGTCCGCGTCGCCTACGACGTCCAAGACCACGACGCCGTGCTGGCGAAGCTGGCGTCCGCGGTCAGCCCGCGGGTGCTGCGCGCACCGGCCCGGCTGGACAACGCGGCTCGTCAGCTCGACGAGTATTTCGCCAAGCGGCGCACCGAGTTCGAGGTGCCCGTCGATCTTCGGCTCGCAGAAGGTTTCCGCCGCAGCGTCATTGAGCACCTGCGCGACCTCGGGTACGGCCGCCGTGAGAGTTACGCCGACGTGGCTATGGCGGTCGGAAGCCCACGCGCGGTCCGCGCCGTCGGCTCGGCATGCGCGCACAATCCCTTGCCGGTCGTCATCCCGTGCCACCGTGTCGTTCGCTCTGACGGGTCCAGCGGGCAGTATGTCGGAGGCCCCGCTGCCAAGACAACGCTGCTCGACCTGGAAGCCGTTCGGGAATGA
- a CDS encoding RNA polymerase sigma factor: MRPFEDVVAAHGATVLRVCRAVVGPVDAEDAWSETFLSALRAYPDLPADANVEAWLATIAHRRALDVGRARSRRAIPVDSTPDRPSTRADPAARYPDLWAALQRLPDKQRLAVAYHHIAGLPFAEISGLLGNSPDAARRAAADGIKSLRKIYPEDETA; encoded by the coding sequence GTGCGACCGTTCGAAGACGTGGTGGCCGCGCACGGCGCCACCGTGCTGAGGGTGTGCCGCGCCGTTGTCGGACCCGTCGACGCCGAGGACGCTTGGTCGGAGACCTTCCTCTCGGCCCTGCGCGCGTACCCCGACCTGCCCGCCGACGCCAACGTCGAGGCCTGGCTGGCGACGATCGCCCACCGGCGCGCCCTCGACGTCGGGCGGGCCAGATCCCGACGCGCGATCCCGGTGGACTCGACGCCGGACCGCCCCTCGACACGCGCTGATCCCGCCGCTCGCTATCCGGACCTCTGGGCGGCCCTGCAACGGCTGCCTGACAAACAACGTCTCGCCGTGGCCTATCACCACATCGCGGGACTGCCGTTCGCCGAGATCTCCGGACTACTCGGCAACTCTCCCGACGCCGCCCGCCGCGCCGCGGCCGACGGGATCAAATCGCTTCGCAAGATCTATCCGGAGGATGAAACAGCATGA
- a CDS encoding Clp protease N-terminal domain-containing protein gives MTEPAKIAYPVRLDDLIKVIKKVHSEPLEQLTDAVLAAESLDEIADHLIGHFVDQARRSGASWTDIGKCMGVTKQAAQKRFVPKAPNLESALDPNAGFGRFTPRARNVVVAAQNQAQKAGNVEITPDHLLLALFDDPDGLAAKLLAGQGVDADAVAKAVTLPARTDGDMPVLIPFDDPAKKALELTFRQALRLGHNYVGTEHIALALFEAEDDDGPLHRTGADRDRFEGDLVTALEPFTKN, from the coding sequence ATGACCGAACCGGCGAAGATCGCCTACCCCGTACGCCTCGACGACCTCATCAAGGTCATCAAGAAGGTGCACTCCGAACCACTCGAACAACTCACCGACGCTGTGCTGGCGGCCGAGTCTCTCGACGAGATCGCCGACCACCTGATCGGTCACTTCGTCGATCAGGCGCGGCGCTCCGGGGCCTCATGGACCGATATCGGCAAATGCATGGGTGTCACCAAGCAGGCCGCGCAGAAACGATTCGTGCCCAAGGCGCCCAACCTCGAATCCGCCCTCGACCCCAACGCGGGCTTCGGCCGGTTCACCCCGCGCGCACGCAACGTCGTTGTCGCCGCGCAGAACCAGGCGCAGAAAGCCGGCAACGTCGAAATCACGCCGGACCATCTGCTGCTCGCGTTGTTCGACGACCCCGACGGCTTGGCGGCCAAACTTTTGGCCGGACAGGGCGTGGATGCAGACGCCGTCGCCAAGGCTGTCACCCTGCCCGCGCGAACGGACGGCGACATGCCCGTGCTGATCCCGTTCGACGACCCTGCGAAGAAGGCCCTCGAACTGACCTTCCGCCAGGCACTTCGGCTGGGACACAACTATGTCGGCACCGAGCACATCGCACTGGCGCTGTTCGAAGCGGAGGACGACGACGGTCCGCTGCACCGGACGGGCGCCGACCGCGACCGCTTCGAAGGCGATCTCGTCACCGCGCTGGAACCGTTCACCAAGAACTGA
- a CDS encoding polyketide cyclase — MTERMEVQRAIAAPAADIFAVLCDPYGHVAIDASGMLQDADGDVAAAVGDTFVIHMDREALNDYPMGKYDVTVEIREFEKDALIAWTILGRIRPQIGHVYGYRLEPSDDGGTLVTSFYDWSDIDPEWRAADIFPVIPESALCATLGILDRTVRHGYPRG, encoded by the coding sequence ATGACCGAACGCATGGAGGTACAGCGCGCGATCGCCGCACCAGCCGCCGACATCTTCGCCGTGCTCTGCGACCCGTACGGCCATGTCGCGATCGACGCGTCCGGCATGCTGCAGGACGCCGACGGCGACGTGGCGGCAGCGGTCGGCGACACCTTCGTCATCCATATGGACCGCGAGGCCCTCAACGACTACCCAATGGGCAAATACGACGTCACGGTCGAGATCCGCGAGTTCGAGAAGGATGCGTTGATCGCCTGGACGATCCTCGGCCGGATCCGCCCGCAGATCGGCCACGTGTACGGCTACCGCCTCGAACCGTCGGATGACGGCGGCACTCTCGTGACGTCGTTCTATGACTGGTCCGACATCGACCCGGAATGGCGCGCGGCGGACATCTTCCCCGTCATCCCCGAAAGCGCACTGTGCGCCACGCTCGGCATTCTGGATCGCACGGTGCGTCACGGCTATCCCCGCGGGTAG